Proteins from a genomic interval of Rhodospirillaceae bacterium:
- a CDS encoding TIGR02186 family protein: protein MIALTLIGSPFAKADTLIADLSSHLIAITTGFKGTDLLMFGSIDAPGDIIVVVQGPLTSIIVRKKERLAGVWVNQANVTFENIPSFYAIASSKPIEQILSAETQKQLNIGIENVPMKVDGELTAEEEKQFHEALITNKRLQELYYTDIARVNFMGRELFRTNIFFPSNVPTGDYVVDIMLVRDKNVVGVQRTPLVVSKVGFGAEIFDFAHQQKWFYGSLSICLAILGGGVGYVFFRRR from the coding sequence TTGATAGCTTTAACTTTGATAGGGTCACCTTTTGCTAAAGCCGATACCCTGATTGCCGATTTGTCCAGCCATTTGATTGCGATTACGACAGGTTTTAAAGGCACAGATTTGTTGATGTTCGGCTCAATTGATGCCCCAGGGGATATTATTGTGGTGGTACAAGGCCCCTTGACCAGCATTATCGTCAGGAAAAAAGAAAGGCTGGCCGGAGTTTGGGTTAATCAAGCGAATGTCACTTTTGAAAATATCCCAAGCTTTTATGCCATTGCCTCGAGCAAGCCGATTGAACAGATTTTAAGTGCTGAAACACAAAAGCAATTAAATATCGGTATTGAGAACGTCCCGATGAAAGTGGATGGGGAATTAACAGCGGAGGAAGAAAAGCAATTTCATGAGGCGTTAATTACCAACAAAAGACTGCAAGAATTATATTATACTGATATTGCCCGGGTTAATTTTATGGGGCGGGAATTATTCCGCACCAATATTTTTTTCCCTTCCAATGTGCCAACTGGCGACTATGTTGTCGATATCATGTTGGTGCGCGATAAAAACGTTGTGGGGGTGCAGCGGACTCCTTTGGTTGTTAGTAAGGTTGGTTTTGGGGCCGAAATATTTGATTTTGCCCATCAGCAAAAATGGTTTTATGGGTCATTGTCGATCTGTCTTGCCATATTGGGGGGAGGGGTCGGGTATGTATTTTTCCGTCGGAGGTAA